The Primulina huaijiensis isolate GDHJ02 chromosome 12, ASM1229523v2, whole genome shotgun sequence genome has a window encoding:
- the LOC140989210 gene encoding probable galacturonosyltransferase-like 9, whose protein sequence is MEKMVFSWMCPLSVQVVSLALLLCSPLMCLGIRTFPTGPVTEPDFNSLFGYSEAPDYRNGVHCPKAGPFSDHQPGKSFSACDPSLVHVAMTLDAEYLRGSVAAVHSVLRHASCPEHVFFHFIAAEFDSVNPRVLTRLVRSIFPSLNFKIHIFREDSVVNLISSSIRSALENPLNYARNYLGDILDSCVNRVIYLDSDLVLVDDVMKLWEVKLSEERAIGAPEYCHANFTKYFTDNFWSDPVLSRAFPSRKPCYFNTGVMVMDLQKWREGNYRKKIENWMELQRRNRIYELGSLPPFLLVFGGNVEPIDHRWNQHGLGGDNVAGSCRSLHPGPVSLLHWSGKGKPWVRLDQNEPCPLDHLWKPYDLYMGKSRVQHHQHHVQSRTVSSNLVGYSSYLF, encoded by the coding sequence ATGGAGAAAATGGTTTTTTCTTGGATGTGTCCGCTTTCGGTCCAAGTGGTTTCTCTGGCTCTCCTCCTTTGCTCACCGTTGATGTGCCTCGGAATCCGTACCTTTCCCACCGGACCTGTGACGGAGCCGGACTTCAACAGCCTCTTCGGGTATTCCGAGGCGCCGGACTACCGTAACGGAGTGCACTGTCCCAAGGCGGGGCCTTTCTCCGATCATCAACCCGGGAAATCGTTCTCCGCCTGTGATCCTTCTCTGGTGCACGTCGCGATGACCCTTGACGCGGAATACCTTCGGGGTTCCGTTGCGGCGGTGCACTCGGTCCTCCGCCACGCGTCTTGCCCTGAACACGTGTTCTTCCATTTCATCGCCGCCGAGTTTGACTCCGTCAACCCGCGGGTTTTAACGCGTCTTGTTCGATCTATATTCCCTTCTCTGAACTTCAAAATCCACATTTTCCGAGAGGATTCGGTGGTCAACCTAATTTCTTCGTCCATCCGTTCTGCGCTAGAGAATCCGTTGAACTACGCTCGAAATTATTTAGGCGACATTCTGGACTCGTGTGTGAATCGGGTCATTTACCTCGACTCGGATCTTGTCTTGGTCGACGATGTTATGAAGCTGTGGGAAGTGAAACTATCGGAGGAGAGAGCAATCGGAGCTCCGGAATATTGCCACGCAAATTTCACCAAGTATTTCACGGACAATTTCTGGTCCGACCCTGTTCTGAGCCGGGCATTCCCGTCGAGGAAACCGTGCTACTTCAACACCGGGGTGATGGTAATGGATTTGCAGAAGTGGAGGGAGGGGAATTACAGGAAGAAAATAGAGAACTGGATGGAATTGCAGAGGAGGAACCGGATATATGAGCTGGGTTCGTTGCCTCCATTTTTGCTCGTATTCGGTGGAAATGTGGAGCCAATTGACCACAGATGGAACCAACATGGGCTGGGTGGGGACAACGTCGCAGGATCCTGTAGGTCGCTGCACCCCGGTCCAGTGAGCCTGCTGCACTGGAGCGGGAAGGGCAAGCCTTGGGTTAGGCTAGATCAGAACGAGCCCTGTCCGTTGGATCATCTTTGGAAACCGTACGATTTGTACATGGGGAAATCGAGGGTACAACATCATCAGCATCATGTACAATCAAGGACTGTGTCAAGTAACTTGGTTGGTTATTCTAGTTATTTGTTTTAA
- the LOC140989347 gene encoding formin-like protein 4: MAAKCIVLCPFILLIFSSIPPSSSLSNSQNIQTHYPFSIPIPPPPRPTFQPPPAPTNDPPNVPPTTLIPPPQVPSTTGKSSTKSAVGKAIGVTAASTLVLSGLLFFLLLRHSKRKRERDISPTTTTTNPTTNAMVLSVPRADDFSRFNGNLKGLIVDENGLDVLYWRNLEEGDKRTSFKNQQYRNLKDEHNGEEKRFANERVRKEEPLHEAPLLEGRFSTSESPLWGKKPSDQRMMKVPTVSSNATFKDSDNHDSSVRVSNSLAPPLEPPSRQPVLASEAVPKGKMAAPPPQPSMLTPPLHPPPRVPPLPPPPGAPSRQPQSILSSGAVPKGKMPAPPPPPPQTSSNNGPAPPPPPPAMKEMPAKHLSLAAEGSSSNGSGQVKLKPLHWDKVNPDVKHSMVWDKMEKGSFKFDGDLMEALFGFVATNRKSPRGDGGPITGNGDKSGPPQQIFILEARKSQNIAIVLKSLGITRQDLINGLLEGRGLIDDTIEKLVKIAPADEEISQILAFHGDPTRLADAESFLYHLLKAVPSAFTRFKALLFKCNYDSEYAHIKESLQSLESACKEMKTRGLFLKLLEAVLKAGNRLNAGTSRGNAQAFNLTALTKLADVKSSDGKTTLLQFVVQEVVRAEGKRFVLTKNRSLSRTNNQNTHAAENQNTDRFLSKEDREREYMMLGLPLVGGLSAEFSNVKKAATLDYDLLLKTSSELAKQVVETRKIVVKCGNHGGFAREMTGFLDTAELEIQIVKDELTSVIELVKKTTDYYQPGFSSKDRGTNTFQLFTIVKDFLGMVDQVCIDIARNAQKKKSVSSTSSSSSPATSSSSSSVVRPSSPESPRVFRFPKLPANFMSQNSKSSSSDSDDDSEVK; this comes from the exons ATGGCTGCAAAATGTATAGTTCTTTGTCCATTCATTCTTTTGATCTTTTCTTCAATCCCTCCATCCTCTTCTCTATCAAATTCACAAAACATACAAACTCACTATCCATTCTCCATTCCCATTCCTCCTCCACCTCGACCTACGTTCCAACCGCCTCCGGCCCCCACCAACGACCCGCCTAATGTCCCTCCAACGACACTGATTCCGCCACCACAAGTACCATCTACGACGGGGAAATCGTCGACGAAATCGGCTGTGGGAAAGGCTATTGGTGTGACAGCTGCGAGCACTCTGGTTTTATCAGGGCTTCTCTTCTTTTTGCTTTTGAGGCATTCGAAACGTAAAAGGGAAAGAGATATAAGTCCTACTACCACTACTACTAATCCGACAACTAATGCCATGGTGCTTTCTGTTCCTCGAGCGGATGATTTTAGTCGATTTAATGGCAATCTTAAAGGGTTGATTGTTGATGAGAATGGATTGGATGTTTTGTATTGGAGAAACTTGGAAGAAGGAGATAAGAGGACTAGTTTCAAGAATCAGCAATATCGGAATTTGAAAGATGAGCATAATGGAGAAGAGAAAAGATTTGCTAATGAAAGAGTGAGGAAAGAGGAGCCTTTACATGAAGCTCCTTTGCTTGAAGGGAGGTTTTCAACTTCTGAAAGTCCTCTTTGGGGAAAAAAGCCGTCAGACCAGAGAATGATGAAGGTCCCTACTGTTTCATCTAATGCGACTTTCAAGGATTCCGATAATCATGATTCATCGGTTCGGGTATCGAATAGTTTGGCACCACCACTGGAACCACCATCACGGCAGCCTGTGTTAGCTTCTGAGGCCGTCCCGAAAGGAAAAATGGCTGCACCTCCGCCCCAGCCATCAATGCTAACACCACCACTGCATCCACCACCGAGAGTACCACCACTGCCTCCACCGCCAGGAGCACCATCACGGCAACCACAATCAATATTATCATCCGGGGCGGTTCCGAAAGGAAAAATGCCTGCaccacctcctccaccaccacaAACGTCGTCAAATAATGGACCTgctccacctccaccaccaccagcaATGAAAGAAATGCCTGCTAAGCACCTGTCCTTAGCGGCAGAAGGCTCGTCGAGCAATGGGAGTGGACAGGTGAAACTGAAACCATTGCATTGGGATAAAGTTAATCCAGATGTCAAGCATTCCATGGTGTGGGATAAAATGGAGAAGGGCTCTTTCAA GTTTGATGGTGATCTTATGGAAGCTCTCTTTGGATTCGTTGCAACAAACCGAAAATCTCCAAGAGGAGACGGTGGCCCAATTACAGGAAACGGGGATAAATCAGGTCCTCCCCAACAGATCTTCATCTTAGAAGCGAGAAAGTCTCAGAACATAGCCATAGTACTCAAATCTCTTGGAATCACGCGCCAAGATCTAATCAACGGTTTACTCGAGGGACGAGGTCTAATCGACGACACAATAGAAAAACTTGTGAAAATAGCTCCAGCTGATGAAGAAATATCCCAAATCCTCGCATTTCATGGCGATCCCACAAGACTTGCTGATGCCGAATCCTTCCTCTACCATCTACTCAAAGCTGTTCCATCCGCATTCACTCGTTTCAAGGCATTGCTTTTCAAGTGCAACTACGATTCTGAGTATGCACATATCAAAGAGTCGTTGCAATCCTTAGAATCAGCTTGCAAGGAGATGAAAACTCGAGGGCTTTTCTTGAAACTTTTGGAAGCTGTTCTCAAAGCCGGGAATCGGTTAAATGCTGGAACATCTAGAGGAAATGCACAGGCTTTTAACCTTACCGCTTTGACAAAATTAGCTGATGTGAAAAGCTCTGATGGAAAAACAACCCTTCTCCAATTCGTCGTACAGGAAGTAGTTCGTGCAGAGGGTAAACGCTTTGTGCTCACTAAAAACCGTAGTTTAAGCAGGACAAATAACCAGAACACACACGCCGCTGAGAATCAAAACACTGACAGGTTTCTATCAAAAGAAGATAGAGAAAGGGAATACATGATGCTCGGTTTGCCCCTTGTTGGTGGCCTAAGTGCGGAATTCTCCAACGTTAAGAAGGCAGCCACTTTAGACTACGATCTGCTGCTAAAAACAAGCTCAGAATTAGCAAAACAAGTGGTGGAGACGCGTAAAATAGTAGTGAAATGCGGTAATCATGGTGGATTTGCCCGAGAAATGACAGGTTTTCTTGATACAGCAGAATTAGAGATACAGATAGTTAAAGATGAACTGACAAGCGTCATAGAGCTTGTGAAGAAGACAACAGATTATTATCAACCGGGCTTCTCGTCCAAGGATAGAGGGACAAACACATTTCAACTTTTCACCATCGTTAAAGATTTTCTTGGAATGGTCGATCAAGTTTGTATTGACATTGCAAGAAACGCGCAGAAGAAGAAGTCTGTATCAtcaacatcatcatcatcatcaccagCAACATCATCGTCGTCATCTTCTGTTGTTAGACCATCGTCACCTGAATCTCCTCGAGTTTTCAGGTTCCCAAAACTGCCTGCTAATTTTATGTCACAGAACTCGAAGAGCAGTTCAAGTGATTCGGACGATGATTCTGAGGTAAAGTAA